The DNA region CTTACTAATTATTACTTTGACTGTATATTTACGTTAAGCAACAACAGAGCTAAAGATTTATTTAGTTTTGACCTTTGTGTCCTGAACAGACCACTTGCTACCTCATTTGAAGGCAGACATGGCAGTGTGCGCTATTGGGTGAAAGCAGAATTGCACAGGCCTTGGCTTCTACCAGTAAAATTAAAGAAGGAATTTACAGTCTTTGAACATATAGATATCAACACTCCTTCATTACTGGTAAGAATTGATAGAATTACTAATTCTTTGTtagtaacattttaaaaaatatcacacATGGCccttgaattatatatatatatacatagataaaAGTAACAATAATCAAATCAATGGAATGCTTAAAGTATATGCAATGTAATACCAAGAATATGGTAGCATATTgagtaataataattttaaagctgcttgtttttaacatattaaACTGTTCCAGTAAAGATTAACTATGGGACAGttttatttatgaaaaaaaaaaattcaccttAGAATTTGCAGCTTGGCAAAacaatgtactttttaaaaattgtactgCGGTgcattattctttattctattactGATAATTTACATATCGAGTGGGGAGAAATCATAATTCTGTATGTTATCTTAACATACTTATTTTAATATATCAGGGATTTAAGATTCTTTCAATCTGATCAAAAACCattatttgttctttaaaaaatatttgaaaatgaaacACATGGAGAAAATGTCCATTGAAACAGGGTTCTTTTGCTTTGGATAAAAATCATATTTGGGATGATATAGGGCCTTGTCTAAAACCCAACACAATCAGCAGGAATATTTCTGTGGATTGTGTATGTTTGAGATAAAGCCCATTTCATACATAATTTGACAAAAATAGTACTTTGGAACCACCCAACCACTATTAGATGATGCTACTAGTTTTGATGGATTTAGTTAATCAATGGTGTTAAAGAATATGGACCATTTGGGGCATCTCTTTATTAATAAATGCTTAAATGAGGCTAATTTCAATTACCTGATATAAATATTTCAGGACAAGTCTATGATTATAAGAAGTAAGTCTCATTCAGCTTTAAGAAATATATTTGTAATTTTGAGCTAAAGATTCACAAAACATTTAATTGACAATTCAATTTAAGAACAATTTAAACTGATTTATGATCCTAAACTtcacttttaaaatgtaaatcgAAGAGAGGTACTTCCATCATGTAACAGTATGGTCCAAATGTTGTTAGTCCAAAATTAAGTTCCACTTGCTCACTAAGTTTTTATTTGACTGGTAATGCAAACAGGCAGCCCACCCTTGTGTTTCTTTCTATATAAGAAGCCTTACTAAGTTTAGTGAAATTTATTCTCAGGTAGCATAGCATCACAGCCTAATTTAGCACTGTGGAAGTTACTCCTGGGTAGATATGAATAGGATCTGGCACTATTTAAAATGAAGTCTTTTAGCTCTGATGATGATTTGGGATTTTCAGTGACCTTATTGCTAAACCTATCTCCTTGGAAACAGACCTAATTGAAGTCAGTGAAATTTGCACCCAAATAAATATAGTTAGGATCATACTGCAGTTGGTCTGTGTCTGAATTGTTAGACCAAATACTTTCAATAATATGGGAAGCTTCCATATTCTGAATCagactaccctgttttcccgaaaataagaccttccaagataataagcccaattgggcttttgagcacatgcgctaaattatgccctccccaaaaatactgcaacgcagcagcagccatgaggtgaccacgctcaccacctcctgcacctcaaaaataataagacctccatatcttaaggatcattcagatgagaaatataaactggagtggagaagatggattgactatattcaaaataaatatgggactaaaaaattccagatagcttatgattgaaaaagcaaggaatgatttaatttgtttatagttagcttaacaaaagaggagttaaagcacaaatgaaagatgaagccaagtttcttttagtttattttagaatatgttgttaaagatttataccctgtatttgctctgggaagtcagtggggggggggagatgggctcggggtgggaggggaggtaaatatttgtaaaagctttttaaaattttcaataaaaaaataaaaataataagacctccctgaaaataaagctaaACActtggtcaaaagaaaataagaccctgtcttattttggggaaaacacggtactaaTTTATTAAGTTTACTTCCATCTGTATAGACTGACTGTAGGATCCATCTGAGGATGACAAATGTTGAACAgagtaatttttttcagtgctagtACACTGACTGCAGAAACTTGAAATACTGAATAATTGAAAACTAGAATTTAAATTCTAATAATTGAATTTCAGTAAAATTAAAGGATTGAAAAACTACTAATTGAGTAGTACTTTACTGAATTAGTCCCATGGTAGAATTAATAGTGACAAAGTTCATTTTACTTATATATTTTGTCTTATTGGCTTATTCATAAAAGAAAAAGGCCATAgaagtgttaagatacttctagACAATGACTTCTTTGTTTGCTGTAGTGTTAATGATATAATAGCCAGGTAGATGGCAGGTCTGTCTATCTTGTGCTAATAGCTGCTGATTTGGATCCAGTAATAGAATCAGCAACTCAGATCACAGTGGAACCAAATCACTCTTCAAACTATTTCATTTTCACTAAGCTAAAAATGTAattactgttttgtttttctttcagtcACCCCAAGCAGGCACAAAAGAAAAGACTCTCTGTTGCTGGTTTTGTACCTCAGGCCCAATATCCTTAAGTGCCAAAATTGAAAGGAAGGGCTATACCCCAGGTATGTAACATGAGTTCTAAGGAAAGTAgggtttatgattttttttcatttaattgaTTTAAAACAATGTTTGGTTTCTTCTGGGGTAAACAAAATGCAGTGTCCTATTAATGGTTGGTTTGCATGTTAACATCAAATGTTATGACTACTTGATTATAAAAATACATATGCCACAGTTTAGATCCCTTGCAACATGCAAGGTCTTttgaataattaaaatacaaaatatgtatGGACGCATGTAATGTTGGCTTGGTATTCACGTTAAAATTATTGAGTTGTCAAACTGAGCTCCTGGTGACTTAATGAAAATGTCCATATTTTTTCTTAGATAGACATATTTTCCCATTATCTcctggagaatttttttttttcaatttcccagACTGTATCCCTAGGATTTTCATATGGTACAGATTTATGATTTACAGATCTGTTTCTAGTTAGTGTTTGGGTCAAACTATGTTAATTTGGTAGCTGCCAATGCTGTGGCTTCTTGTATTTTcttaattattaaaaattgtatCACCAATGCTTACATTTTAAAAGATTCATGATTTTCATCTGATGTGCTTATTCTTAATTTCATTCAAGGTGAACCAATTCAGATCTTTGCAGAGATTGAAAACTGCTCATCTCGAATGGTAGTGCCAAAGGCTGCCATTTATCAAACACAGGCATTCTATGCTAAAGGAAAAATGAAGGAAGTAAAACAGCTGGTTGCCAACTTGCGCGGAGAATCTTTGTCATCAGGGAAGACAGAAACCTGGAATGGCAAGCAGTTAAAAATTCCACCTGTGTCCCCATCCATCCTTGATTGTAGCATAATCCGTGTAGAATATTCTCTAATGGTAAGAACTTAATTTAATCTTTTAATATTTAACAGAATACAATATACATAGAGTAGATGACAGGTTTTGATTGGGCTTTGAGTAATTTCTTGTTATTTCTTTTCAAGGTATATGTGGATATTCCAGGTGCAATGGACTTGTTTCTTAATTTACCACTTGTCATTGGTACTATTCCTTTACATTCATTTGGCAGCCGAACATCAAGTGTGAGCAGCCAGTGTAGCATGAATATGAATTGGCTTGGCCTGCATGAAAGACCAGAAGGTAATTTAAccatacattccaaattatttgTGATTTTCTATAGGTCTGTTATTCTAGTAGTATTTACTGGTAGTTAATACTGTCCTAAATAATAATGCTGCATAAACAGTATAGAAAGATTTTTTCATTAGGTAATGCCAGAATATTGTTCTGGATCATTGAAAACCCAGACTTTTCTGGGAATGGagagatagaatagaacaaaGTCCCAGATCTGTTAAGTGGTATAACTATAGAAAACATTTACAAAATTTCAATGATATTGCAGTATTGATTTTTGTCACGAATACCAC from Thamnophis elegans isolate rThaEle1 chromosome 3, rThaEle1.pri, whole genome shotgun sequence includes:
- the ARRDC3 gene encoding arrestin domain-containing protein 3 isoform X2 → MVLGKVKSLTISFDCLNDSNVPVYSSGDTVSGRVNLEVTGEIRVRSLKIHARGHAKVRWTESRNAGSNTAYTQNYTEEVEYFNHKDILIGHERDDDNSEEGLHIIHSGRHEYAFSFELPQTPLATSFEGRHGSVRYWVKAELHRPWLLPVKLKKEFTVFEHIDINTPSLLSPQAGTKEKTLCCWFCTSGPISLSAKIERKGYTPGEPIQIFAEIENCSSRMVVPKAAIYQTQAFYAKGKMKEVKQLVANLRGESLSSGKTETWNGKQLKIPPVSPSILDCSIIRVEYSLMVYVDIPGAMDLFLNLPLVIGTIPLHSFGSRTSSVSSQCSMNMNWLGLHERPEEHSSNCV
- the ARRDC3 gene encoding arrestin domain-containing protein 3 isoform X1, translated to MVLGKVKSLTISFDCLNDSNVPVYSSGDTVSGRVNLEVTGEIRVRSLKIHARGHAKVRWTESRNAGSNTAYTQNYTEEVEYFNHKDILIGHERDDDNSEEGLHIIHSGRHEYAFSFELPQTPLATSFEGRHGSVRYWVKAELHRPWLLPVKLKKEFTVFEHIDINTPSLLSPQAGTKEKTLCCWFCTSGPISLSAKIERKGYTPGEPIQIFAEIENCSSRMVVPKAAIYQTQAFYAKGKMKEVKQLVANLRGESLSSGKTETWNGKQLKIPPVSPSILDCSIIRVEYSLMVYVDIPGAMDLFLNLPLVIGTIPLHSFGSRTSSVSSQCSMNMNWLGLHERPEAPPSYAEVVTEEQRQSSLAPVTACDDFERALQGPLFAYIQEFRFLPPPLYSEIDPNPDQTSDDRPSCPSR
- the ARRDC3 gene encoding arrestin domain-containing protein 3 isoform X3 is translated as MVVPKAAIYQTQAFYAKGKMKEVKQLVANLRGESLSSGKTETWNGKQLKIPPVSPSILDCSIIRVEYSLMVYVDIPGAMDLFLNLPLVIGTIPLHSFGSRTSSVSSQCSMNMNWLGLHERPEAPPSYAEVVTEEQRQSSLAPVTACDDFERALQGPLFAYIQEFRFLPPPLYSEIDPNPDQTSDDRPSCPSR